A genome region from Chloroflexota bacterium includes the following:
- a CDS encoding multicopper oxidase domain-containing protein produces the protein METITQHTRTVRFASRLVAMVALVVVGVINSASFIFAAPPGIGAASLLPATTCPVVSGVRTCNVWARTGTLTLPNAATVPIWGYAATASGAATLPGPMLIVNAGEAVNIILNNVNIPGSTSLGFPGQSRAPDTTGVTAGNSRTYSFTATDLRPGTYLYEAGLTANGQIQVAMGLFGALIVRPAGCATCAYNATTTFNDEAVLVLSEIDPAFNAAPTTFNMRNYAPKYWMLNGRAFPDTEAINANAGNRVLLRYVNAGVTQHSLGLLGLRQTILANDGKLLGYPYQVVAETIPAGATLDAFATLPASAPAGTRYAVYEAGNHLDNNGARTGNIINFGGMLAFLTIPAAGPTPTNTPTNTPTNTPTNTPTNTPTNTPTNTPTSTATSTPTNTPVGPSSTPTNTPTATPTSVPNQIFANGFESGNFAAWSLAVNSPSRITVTTTASISSTFGMRALISGGTSGYVQDNSPTNETQYHARFYFNPNGATLGGGGQDIFVGLNSTNQNVFRVQVRLNTGQYQIRAVVARVGGNTNTSWYTITNAYHPIEIAWQAGTSASFTLYTDGVLRQTLTGLNTNALRVDTVRLGPQSALGGVTGAEYFDNFTSTRTTVIGP, from the coding sequence ATGGAAACAATCACCCAGCATACGCGCACCGTTCGGTTTGCCTCGCGTCTAGTTGCGATGGTTGCGCTCGTCGTCGTCGGCGTAATCAATAGCGCGTCATTCATCTTCGCCGCGCCGCCCGGGATTGGCGCGGCGTCGCTCCTGCCCGCGACGACCTGCCCAGTCGTATCGGGAGTGCGAACGTGCAATGTCTGGGCGCGAACCGGCACGCTCACGCTGCCCAACGCGGCAACCGTTCCGATCTGGGGCTATGCCGCGACAGCCAGTGGAGCCGCGACGCTCCCAGGTCCCATGCTCATCGTCAACGCAGGCGAAGCCGTCAACATCATTCTCAACAACGTGAACATCCCCGGCTCAACCTCGCTCGGATTTCCTGGACAGTCGCGCGCGCCCGACACAACCGGCGTCACCGCCGGCAACAGCCGAACCTACAGTTTCACCGCGACCGACTTGCGACCGGGCACGTATCTGTACGAAGCTGGCTTGACGGCAAACGGACAAATCCAGGTCGCGATGGGATTGTTCGGCGCGCTGATCGTGCGCCCTGCCGGCTGCGCGACGTGCGCGTACAACGCGACGACGACATTCAACGACGAAGCAGTGCTCGTGCTTAGTGAAATTGATCCGGCGTTCAACGCCGCGCCGACGACGTTCAACATGCGGAACTATGCGCCCAAGTATTGGATGCTGAACGGCAGAGCATTCCCGGACACGGAGGCGATCAACGCGAACGCCGGCAATCGCGTATTGCTGCGCTACGTCAATGCCGGGGTGACCCAGCATTCGCTCGGCTTGCTCGGTTTGCGTCAGACCATCCTGGCAAATGACGGCAAACTACTCGGCTATCCCTACCAGGTCGTCGCGGAAACGATTCCCGCCGGCGCAACACTCGACGCGTTCGCCACACTGCCGGCGTCCGCGCCCGCCGGCACGCGCTATGCCGTTTACGAAGCCGGGAATCATCTCGACAACAACGGCGCGCGCACGGGCAACATCATCAACTTTGGCGGAATGCTGGCTTTTCTAACTATCCCAGCGGCTGGTCCGACGCCGACCAACACACCGACCAACACACCGACCAACACGCCGACAAATACACCCACGAACACGCCAACCAACACGCCGACCAACACGCCGACGAGTACAGCAACGAGTACACCAACGAATACACCGGTTGGTCCATCGAGCACGCCGACGAATACGCCAACGGCAACACCAACATCGGTGCCTAATCAGATTTTTGCGAATGGTTTCGAATCAGGCAACTTTGCGGCGTGGTCTTTAGCAGTGAACTCGCCAAGCCGCATCACGGTAACGACAACCGCGAGCATCAGCAGCACGTTCGGCATGCGCGCGCTCATCAGCGGCGGCACATCGGGTTACGTGCAGGACAACTCGCCGACGAACGAGACCCAGTATCACGCGCGCTTTTACTTTAACCCGAACGGCGCAACGTTGGGCGGCGGCGGACAAGACATTTTCGTTGGACTCAACTCTACGAACCAAAATGTGTTCCGTGTTCAAGTGCGACTCAACACTGGACAGTATCAGATTCGCGCGGTGGTCGCGCGCGTCGGCGGCAACACCAACACGAGTTGGTACACCATCACCAACGCGTATCACCCGATCGAGATCGCGTGGCAAGCTGGGACGAGCGCATCGTTCACGCTCTACACCGACGGCGTGCTCAGGCAGACGTTGACCGGCTTGAACACCAACGCGTTGAGAGTGGATACCGTGCGCCTAGGTCCCCAAAGCGCGCTCGGCGGCGTGACCGGCGCAGAGTACTTTGACAATTTCACGTCCACGCGGACGACGGTAATCGGTCCATAG
- a CDS encoding copper resistance protein CopC/CopD — protein MALVLIALSTNAAPANAHAIVVRTDPPDGASLADAPSQVRLWFSEPILLNFTRIDLVDSQGQNIPVQIARAEDDAEFVLAVHVPPLAPNAYRLSWRTVANDDVHPSSGSIVFGVRQTATPDAPTILAPSLPEVWLRWLNVSALAGLIGALAILFFAMRGHAESNAALAASVRRRTWVWAFGACALSFTAGVGLIFLQANSAGNDGWQILVQASYGARAILRQSLVAILGALIFAGVIATRRAKSFLESRATRVAILGLVLALVTLEASNSHTANGGSPMAIIAGALHLLAAGVWGGGLVAMSLVLVPLLRRGLTEQALARAVLRRFGALAALGLGVLLATGLYNSGVQVASLDALLVTLYGQTLLIKVGLALSLALIGLLNATLLHSRVADFLRARLRRSSGWLPLESRHLWKTVAVETLGALTVFWLASALSATPPALGSEFDPPSAPAATVPSVATYASDLFITFSIKPNLPGKNFIMLGVFDTRRPSPAPIERVVVRLVAPNESRGVLTRDATSLGGGKYQLGGDLINVPGAWNASVIVSRPGLPDATVTIPWRVSEITSAEPRPVLVSNRPLAPITTIVALVVAFGLLGVSTTWLTRRVVSPDSNTPQKENAPVPPMNKRVARQ, from the coding sequence GTGGCTCTGGTCTTGATTGCATTGTCCACGAATGCCGCGCCAGCCAACGCGCACGCGATTGTCGTCCGCACCGATCCGCCGGACGGCGCGTCGTTGGCGGACGCGCCATCCCAGGTTCGCTTGTGGTTTAGCGAACCGATTCTCTTGAATTTTACCCGCATCGATTTGGTGGACAGTCAGGGTCAGAACATCCCCGTGCAGATCGCGCGCGCCGAAGACGATGCCGAATTCGTGCTGGCAGTTCACGTGCCGCCGCTTGCGCCGAATGCGTACCGCTTGAGTTGGCGCACCGTCGCCAACGATGACGTGCATCCCAGTTCCGGTTCCATCGTCTTTGGCGTCCGCCAAACCGCCACGCCGGATGCGCCGACTATCCTCGCACCGTCCTTGCCTGAAGTGTGGTTGCGCTGGTTGAATGTCAGCGCGCTCGCCGGTTTGATCGGCGCGCTCGCGATTTTATTTTTCGCAATGCGCGGTCACGCCGAATCGAATGCGGCGCTCGCCGCGTCCGTGCGGCGGCGAACCTGGGTCTGGGCGTTCGGCGCGTGCGCGCTGTCTTTCACCGCCGGCGTGGGCTTGATCTTTCTTCAGGCGAACAGCGCAGGGAACGATGGGTGGCAGATTCTTGTCCAGGCAAGTTACGGCGCGCGCGCGATATTGCGCCAAAGTTTGGTCGCGATCCTGGGCGCGCTGATTTTCGCCGGCGTCATTGCGACGCGTCGCGCGAAATCCTTTTTGGAATCGCGCGCAACACGCGTTGCGATCCTGGGTCTGGTTCTCGCGCTAGTCACGCTCGAAGCGTCGAACAGTCATACGGCGAACGGCGGGTCGCCGATGGCGATCATTGCCGGCGCGCTTCATTTACTTGCGGCGGGAGTGTGGGGCGGAGGATTGGTCGCGATGTCGCTCGTCCTAGTCCCGCTGTTGCGGCGCGGTCTCACCGAACAGGCGCTCGCGCGCGCGGTGTTGCGACGCTTTGGTGCGCTGGCGGCGCTTGGCTTGGGCGTGTTGCTCGCGACCGGGCTTTATAACAGCGGCGTCCAAGTCGCGTCGCTCGACGCGTTGCTCGTTACGCTGTACGGTCAAACCTTGTTGATAAAAGTTGGACTCGCGCTGTCCCTCGCGCTGATCGGTTTGCTCAACGCCACGCTCTTGCATTCGCGGGTTGCCGATTTTTTGCGCGCGCGGTTGCGTCGTTCGTCCGGCTGGTTGCCGCTCGAATCGCGCCATTTGTGGAAGACGGTCGCGGTCGAGACGCTCGGCGCGCTCACCGTGTTCTGGCTCGCGTCCGCGTTGAGCGCAACGCCGCCGGCACTGGGTTCGGAATTCGATCCGCCGAGCGCGCCCGCCGCGACCGTGCCCAGCGTTGCGACGTATGCGTCCGACTTGTTCATTACATTTTCGATCAAGCCAAATCTGCCCGGCAAAAATTTCATCATGCTGGGTGTGTTCGACACGCGCCGACCGTCGCCCGCGCCGATTGAACGCGTGGTCGTCCGACTTGTCGCGCCGAATGAATCGCGCGGGGTATTGACGCGCGATGCCACTTCGCTGGGCGGCGGGAAATATCAACTCGGCGGCGATTTGATCAACGTGCCGGGCGCGTGGAATGCGTCCGTTATCGTCAGTCGTCCTGGCTTGCCCGATGCGACGGTGACGATTCCCTGGCGCGTGTCTGAAATCACCTCCGCCGAACCGCGACCAGTCTTGGTTTCCAATCGTCCGCTTGCGCCGATCACGACAATCGTCGCGCTTGTTGTCGCATTCGGTCTACTCGGTGTGTCTACGACTTGGCTCACGCGACGAGTCGTGTCGCCGGATTCAAACACGCCACAAAAAGAAAATGCTCCAGTTCCGCCGATGAATAAACGAGTAGCGCGTCAATGA
- a CDS encoding S8 family serine peptidase encodes MRKTQLASLLILLASLLLLPGTNITPADARPSSPIDPALAEIIREQPAAQTRVIVLLKDQLDARTIGGRTRLERRRLVAQNLRAHADHTQAILRVLLNTRLTQGRVREFRPLWVLNAIALTADSSVINELGQSPLVSRIVLDATIAAPRPVVQTAAAAEPNIARINAPALWNLGYRGQGVVVANMDTGVDYTHPDIATQWRGGSNSWYDPYGQHPTIPTDLNGHGTWTMSVMVGRDNGGTSIGVAPDARWIAVKIFDDSGGATVSGIHQGFQWLLDPDGNPLTADAPDVVNNSWSFNLVGCFLDFEPDLQALIAADITPVFSAGNFGPNGSTSASPGNNPSAFSVGATDNNDAIANFSSRGPTNCGRSSSVTYPAVVAPGVSIRMADLFGLYTSASGTSFSAPHVSGALALLQSAFPNLTVAQQETALISTADDLGAIGADNSFGTGRINVLSAYNSIAGGSNATATATVIATSTPTATALPTNTPTSTPTRTATPLPTATRTATPIPTATATPTAAPNAIFADGFETGTLNAWSAATTGGGRLSATTNAALVGAFGMQAVISNTTAIYVTDNSPANESAYHARFYFSPNGVTIPNGGNHDLFVGRTTTGTVIFRIQLRNSSGNYQVRALAINNTSSNYATSWYTISNASHAIEIAWQAATTANGTNGAISLWMDGTLKQTRSGIPNGNRRLDQVRLGATSGLSSGISGAEYFDAFVSTRTTYIGP; translated from the coding sequence ATGCGAAAGACCCAACTTGCTTCATTACTGATTCTACTTGCCAGTCTGTTGCTCTTGCCCGGTACGAACATAACGCCAGCAGACGCGCGACCCAGTTCGCCGATTGATCCGGCGCTCGCCGAAATCATTCGCGAGCAGCCCGCCGCGCAAACGCGCGTGATCGTGCTCTTGAAAGACCAGCTCGACGCGCGGACGATTGGCGGACGCACACGCCTCGAGCGACGACGCCTCGTCGCCCAGAATCTGCGCGCGCACGCGGATCACACGCAAGCCATCCTGCGCGTTTTACTCAACACGCGCTTGACCCAGGGTCGCGTGCGCGAATTTAGACCGCTGTGGGTTTTGAATGCCATCGCATTGACCGCAGACAGTTCGGTGATCAATGAACTCGGTCAATCGCCCTTGGTCAGTCGCATCGTGCTCGATGCTACCATCGCTGCTCCGCGCCCGGTCGTTCAGACCGCCGCCGCGGCAGAACCGAACATCGCGCGCATCAACGCGCCGGCATTGTGGAACCTGGGTTATCGCGGTCAAGGTGTGGTCGTCGCGAACATGGACACGGGTGTGGATTACACGCATCCCGATATTGCTACACAGTGGCGCGGCGGTAGCAATAGTTGGTACGATCCATACGGTCAGCATCCCACGATTCCAACCGATCTGAATGGGCATGGCACCTGGACGATGAGCGTGATGGTCGGTCGCGACAATGGCGGCACCTCCATCGGCGTTGCGCCCGATGCGCGATGGATCGCGGTCAAAATTTTCGACGACTCCGGCGGCGCAACGGTGAGTGGCATTCACCAGGGATTCCAATGGTTGCTCGATCCAGACGGCAACCCGCTCACTGCCGATGCGCCCGATGTGGTGAACAATTCGTGGTCGTTCAATCTCGTCGGTTGTTTTCTCGATTTTGAACCGGATTTGCAAGCGCTCATCGCGGCAGACATTACGCCGGTTTTTTCGGCAGGCAATTTTGGACCGAACGGTTCGACGAGCGCCAGCCCAGGCAACAATCCCAGCGCCTTCTCGGTCGGGGCAACCGATAACAACGACGCGATCGCGAATTTCAGCAGTCGCGGTCCAACGAATTGCGGACGCAGTTCGTCGGTGACGTACCCGGCAGTCGTCGCGCCCGGCGTAAGCATTCGCATGGCGGATCTATTCGGACTATACACGTCGGCGTCGGGCACATCGTTCTCTGCGCCGCACGTGTCCGGCGCGCTCGCGTTGTTGCAGAGCGCGTTTCCCAATCTCACGGTGGCGCAACAAGAGACCGCGCTGATTTCTACGGCGGATGATCTTGGCGCAATCGGCGCGGACAATTCGTTTGGAACCGGACGCATCAACGTACTATCGGCGTACAATTCCATCGCCGGCGGCAGCAACGCGACAGCGACGGCAACGGTGATCGCAACGAGCACACCAACGGCAACCGCGTTGCCGACGAACACGCCAACCTCGACACCCACGCGGACGGCGACGCCATTGCCGACCGCCACGCGCACGGCAACGCCGATTCCCACGGCAACCGCAACGCCGACCGCCGCGCCGAACGCGATCTTTGCGGATGGATTTGAAACGGGCACTCTCAACGCGTGGTCCGCCGCAACGACGGGCGGCGGACGACTCAGCGCGACGACAAACGCCGCGCTCGTGGGCGCGTTTGGTATGCAGGCAGTCATCAGCAACACGACGGCGATTTATGTGACGGACAACTCGCCCGCGAATGAAAGTGCGTATCACGCGCGATTTTATTTTTCGCCCAACGGCGTGACGATTCCGAATGGCGGCAACCACGACCTTTTCGTTGGACGCACGACGACGGGCACGGTCATTTTCCGGATTCAACTCCGCAATTCGTCGGGAAACTACCAGGTGCGCGCGCTCGCCATCAACAACACCAGTTCGAATTACGCGACCAGTTGGTATACGATCAGCAATGCCAGTCACGCGATTGAAATTGCCTGGCAAGCCGCGACGACGGCAAACGGAACGAATGGCGCGATCAGTTTGTGGATGGATGGGACTTTGAAGCAAACGCGCAGTGGGATTCCAAACGGCAATCGTCGTCTCGATCAAGTCCGCCTCGGCGCGACGAGTGGCTTGAGTTCTGGAATCTCCGGCGCGGAATACTTTGACGCGTTCGTCTCCACGCGCACAACCTACATCGGTCCGTGA